Proteins encoded in a region of the Quercus lobata isolate SW786 chromosome 8, ValleyOak3.0 Primary Assembly, whole genome shotgun sequence genome:
- the LOC115955633 gene encoding 65-kDa microtubule-associated protein 1-like → MAVTDAQNPLLGETTCGSLLQKLQQIWDEVGESDEERDKMLLQLEQDCLDVYKRKVEQAAKSRALLLQALSDAKLELSSLLSALGEKSFAGIPDKTSGTIKEQLAAIAPALEQLWKQKEERIKEFSDVQSQIQKICGEIAGTLNLSDQAGTPAVDEADLSLKRLDEYHGQLQELQKEKSERLHKVLEFVSTVHDLCAVLGMDFFSTVTEVHPSLNDSTSVQSKSISNDTLSRLAKTVLALKEDKKQRLHKLQELATQLIDLWNLMDTPVEERSLFDHVTCNISASVDEVTVPGALALDLIEQAEVEVERLDQLKASRMKEIAFKKQTELEDIFAHAHIEIDPEAAREKIMELIDSGDVEPAELLADMDNQIANAKDEALSRKDILDKVEKWMSACEEESWLEDYNRDENRYNASRGAHLNLKRAEKARILVNKIPALVETLVTKTRAWEEERGIPFTYDGVPLLAMLEEYAMLRHEREEEKRKMRDQKKFHEQQNTEQEAIFGSRPSPARPAGTKKVVGPRANGGGGANGTPSRRLSLNAHQNGSRSTTKDGKRDNTRPVAPVNYVAISKEDAASHVSGSDPVPVSP, encoded by the exons ATGGCGGTGACAGATGCACAAAATCCCCTTCTTGGAGAAACCACATGTGGTTCTTTGCTGCAGAAACTGCAG CAAATATGGGATGAGGTTGGGGAAAGTGATGAGGAAAGAGACAAGATGCTTCTTCAGTTAGAGCAGGATTGCTTGGACGTATACAAGAGGAAGGTTGAACAGGCTGCAAAATCTAGAGCACTGCTTCTTCAGGCCTTGTCAGATGCCAAACTTGAACTTTCCAGTCTTCTATCAGCCCTTGGAGAGAAAAGTTTCGCTGGAATT CCCGATAAGACTTCAGGAACTATCAAGGAACAGCTTGCAGCTATAGCACCAGCACTTGAACAGTTGTGGAAACAAAAAGAGGAGAGAATTAAGGAGTTTTCTGATGTACAGTCACAGATTCAAAAGATATGTGGAGAAATTGCTGGGACCTTGAACCTTAGCGATCAGGCAGGGACTCCTGCTGTTGACGAAGCTGACCTATCCCTGAAAAGGTTAGATGAATATCATGGccaacttcaagaacttcaaaaGGAAAAG AGTGAGAGGTTGCACAAGGTTCTTGAATTTGTGAGCACTGTCCATGATCTTTGTGCTGTCCTTGGAATGGACTTCTTCAGTACTGTTACTGAGGTTCATCCAAGCTTAAATGACTCTACAAGTGTCCAATCCAAAAGCATTAGCAATGATACTCTATCTAGGCTGGCTAAGACAGTCTTAGCACTGAAAGAAGATAAGAAGCAGAGGCTCCATAAG CTCCAAGAGTTGGCAACTCAACTAATTGATCTATGGAATCTGATGGATACCCCCGTGGAAGAAAGGAGTTTATTTGACCATGTTACCTGCAACATATCTGCTTCAGTAGATGAAGTGACCGTTCCAGGGGCCCTTGCTCTAGATTTGATCGAGCAG GCTGAGGTGGAAGTTGAAAGGCTTGATCAACTGAAAGCAAGTAGAATGAAGGAAATTGCTTTTAAGAAGCAAACAGAGCTCGAAGATATATTTGCCCATGCTCATATAGAAATAGATCCTGAGGCTGCTCGAGAAAAGATTATGGAACTTATTGACTCTGGTGATGTTGAACCTGCTGAATTACTGGCTGACATGGATAATCAGATAGCAAATGCGAAAGATGAGGCTCTCAGCAGAAAAGATATATTGGACAAGGTTGAGAAGTGGATGTCAGCCTGTGAAGAGGAGAGTTGGCTTGAAGACTACAATCGG GATGAAAACAGGTACAATGCAAGCAGAGGCGCACACTTAAACCTCAAGCGTGCAGAAAAAGCCCGGATTTTGGTGAACAAAATTCCAG CACTCGTTGAGACATTGGTTACCAAAACTCGGGCATGGGAAGAAGAACGTGGCATACCATTTACTTATGATGGTGTTCCTCTTCTTGCCATGCTAGAGGAATATGCCATGCTCAGGCATGAACGAGAAGAAGAGAAACGGAAGATGAGG GATCAGAAGAAGTTCCATGAGCAGCAAAATACCGAACAAGAAGCTATATTTGGTTCAAGGCCCAGCCCTGCTCGACCTGCTGGCACAAAGAAGGTAGTGGGTCCTCGTGcaaatggtggtggtggtgccaATGGAACCCCCAGCAGACGGCTATCTCTTAATGCTCATCAAAATGGGTCCAGGTCAACAACAAAAGATGGAAAGCGGGATAATACTAGACCAGTTGCCCCTGTGAACTACGTTGCCATATCAAAAGAAGATGCTGCCTCCCACGTTTCTGGTTCTGACCCAGTTCCGGTTTCTCCATGA
- the LOC115957838 gene encoding putative uncharacterized protein DDB_G0282133, whose protein sequence is MGRLKAGESLYKPPPVPKAARFNPNSNSKTKSPPSRRRTKKPKLNLYKRKTKQKQEEKNEEGDVDVAMTKSTEDEMEEEINSNNSNNDDDVVVKVAVVATTGDVSGENTGPLSLLRKFPNNSSSNNNNNSNNLNQLAPATRELYAMTAESLKRLLVSELSLWSGDVETMVASANRAFETLDWLQPDCTEFYDAVGDLLSRRAQLSSLETELRTHQNEEESDAGNFQARSKEALEGLARSEAEYKKAGERVSCLKSRVSEIRVVLKKLEEESKREEVMLVDRKREWDQCIESHLAIKKEEKELAEQMEEKQKIIKNIKRLRDEAEAGVQGSIKALYSLC, encoded by the coding sequence ATGGGTCGTCTGAAAGCAGGTGAGAGTTTGTATAAGCCTCCACCAGTCCCAAAAGCAGCAAGGTTCAACcccaattccaattccaaaaCCAAATCTCCTCCCTCTCGTAGGagaacaaaaaaaccaaaattaaatctGTACAAGAGAAAAACGAAACAGAAACAGGAAGAGAAAAACGAAGAGGGGGATGTTGACGTGGCAATGACAAAATCCACTGAGGATGAGATGGAAGAGGAGATTAACAGTAACAACAGCAACAACGACGACGACGTTGTTGTTAAAGTGGCAGTGGTGGCCACCACCGGTGACGTGTCCGGAGAAAATACGGGCCCACTCTCACTACTCCGGAAGTTTCCAAACAATTCATcctccaacaacaacaacaacagcaataATCTCAACCAACTCGCTCCGGCGACGCGTGAACTCTACGCGATGACGGCGGAGTCGTTGAAGAGGCTGTTGGTTTCGGAGCTTTCGTTGTGGTCCGGGGACGTGGAAACGATGGTGGCATCGGCGAACAGGGCTTTCGAAACCTTGGATTGGCTTCAACCAGACTGCACTGAATTCTACGACGCCGTTGGGGATCTCCTCTCTCGTCGCGCTCAACTCTCCTCCTTAGAGACCGAGCTCCGAACCCACCAAAACGAAGAAGAATCCGACGCCGGCAATTTTCAAGCTCGATCGAAAGAAGCGCTGGAAGGGCTGGCTAGATCCGAAGCCGAGTATAAGAAAGCCGGAGAGCGGGTTAGTTGTCTGAAGAGTCGGGTTTCGGAGATCCGAGTGGTGCTGAAAAAGCTCGAGGAGGAATCGAAGAGGGAAGAGGTGATGCTTGTTGATCGGAAAAGAGAATGGGACCAATGCATTGAGTCTCACTTGGCTATtaagaaggaagagaaagagtTGGCTGAGCAAATGGAGGAGAAGCAAAAGATCATCAAAAATATCAAGCGGCTTCGCGATGAGGCCGAGGCTGGTGTTCAAGGCTCTATAAAGGCTTTGTATTCTCTCTGCTAA
- the LOC115956250 gene encoding uncharacterized protein LOC115956250: MAGRRVWDPGLVDEVFLLWEAELIKRILCVERLSNVGDKCKKLKSGYFFFRRAEQGKLEAVTRGIVAPVRWFRPPDGFYKVNFDAALFENLGCAGIGMAVRDSDGAIIAVLSQRIPLPLSVEMAEAMAVRRDVLFVQEMCLSKVLVEGDCLRVVSAMNSLVCCNTLYGNVIEESRRQSSQFQACKFIHVRREGNKLAHALARRAVSSADFNVWVEELPFDLECVLQNDIS, encoded by the exons ATGGCTGGTAGAAGAGTTTGGGATCCGGGTTTagtggatgaggtttttttacTGTGGGAGGCTGAGTTGATAAAGAGGATCCTG TGTGTGGAGCGCCTGTCGAATGTTGGAGACAAATGCAAGAAGCTTAAGTCCGGGTACTTCTTCTTCAGAAGGGCAGAGCAAG GAAAGTTAGAAGCTGTGACGCGTGGTATTGTTGCTCCTGTGCGTTGGTTTCGACCTCCAGATGGTTTTTATAAGGTGAATTTCGATGCTGCTCTATTTGAGAATCTGGGCTGTGCAGGTATTGGCATGGCAGTACGGGATTCAGATGGTGCGATAATTGCTGTGTTATCACAACGGATCCCTCTTCCTCTGTCAGTGGAGATGGCTGAAGCCATGGCAGTGCGAAGggatgttctttttgtgcaagAGATGTGTCTTTCCAAGGTGTTAGTGGAAGGTGATTGTCTTCGGGTGGTTTCAGCGATGAATTCTCTGGTTTGCTGCAATACTTTGTATGGGAATGTCATTGAGGAGTCGCGTCGTCAGTCCAGTCAGTTTCAAGCTTGCAAGTTTATCCATGTGCGCCGAGAAGGGAATAAGTTAGCTCACGCCCTCGCTAGAAGAGCAGTTTCATCTGCAGATTTTAATGTTTGGGTAGAAGAACTACCCTTTGATTTGGAGTGTGTACTCCAAAAtgatatttcttaa